In the Setaria italica strain Yugu1 chromosome VI, Setaria_italica_v2.0, whole genome shotgun sequence genome, one interval contains:
- the LOC101770602 gene encoding NAC domain-containing protein 18, which translates to MESAPVLVRHAGGVAALRQLPPGFRFRPTDEELVVQYLRRKAFGVPLPAAVIPVVPDLYSLDPWDIPADASEGEKYFFAVRTAGAGSGCSKSGGARAATASGRWKPAGKEKPVVLPRPCGGGSLLVGVKRTLTFVTRRKKKASAPSASLGNGWVMHEYRLAAPLHKNGCRLGQAEGEWVVCRVFQRSNRPRRRPAPAGAGHDAAASPTSSSASCVTDGSDQEEEVSS; encoded by the exons ATGGAGAGCGCTCCGGTGCTGGTGAGgcacgccggcggcgtggcggcgctgcGTCAGCTGCCGCCGGGGTTCCGGTTCCGCCCCACGGACGAGGAGCTGGTGGTGCAGTACCTCCGCCGCAAGGCCTTCGGCGtgccgctccccgccgccgtcatccCCGTCGTCCCCGACCTCTACAGCCTCGACCCCTGGGACATCCCTGCCG ATGCAAGCGAGGGGGAGAAGTACTTCTTCGCGGTCAGGACGGCGGGCGCCGGCAGCGGATGCAGCAagagcggcggcgctagggcggCAACCGCGAGCGGGCGGTGGAAGCCGGCGGGGAAGGAGAAGCCGGTGGTCCTTCCCCGgccgtgcggcggcgggagcctcctcgtcggcgtcaagAGGACGCTGACGTTCGTAACCCGGCGGAAGAAGAAGGCGTCGGCGCCGTCGGCCTCCCTCGGCAACGGCTGGGTCATGCACGAGtaccgcctcgccgcgccgctgcaCAAGAAC GGCTGCAGACTGGGTCAGGCAGAAGGAGAGTGGGTCGTGTGCCGGGTCTTCCAGAGGAGCAACAGGCCGAGGCGGCGAccggcgccggccggtgccggccacgacgccgccgcgtcgccgacGTCGTCATCGGCCAGCTGCGTCACGGACGGCTcggaccaggaggaggaggtcagcAGCTAG